The window GCGGGTGTTTTGGTCGCGGTCGACGAAGTTCACGCAGAAGCGGCCGCTTTTCTCGAAGTCCGGTGCGAAGGCGAGCCCGAGGAGGCCTTCTTCATTCCCCTTGCGGCGAACCTGCGAGGAGATGTCGAGAAACGGCTCCGGCTGCTTCTGGCCGGTCTTCGCGTCGATGATCCAAATGCGGCCGACTTGCTCGATCACCCACAGGCGGTCCTTTACGTGCGATGGTGCGCCGACCCAGAGCGGGCGCTCGAAGCCGGTGGCGACGGTTTCCACGCCGGGCTTGGCGTGGGCGAAGGTGACGGTGGCGAGTGACGCGACGAGAACGGTGAGGCGCATGATCGGCGAAGCTAGCGGCACTCGCGGCGGGCGCAACCCGGCAGCTTGTCTCCGTGCCGTATCCTCAATCGGGAAGGATCTCGGCGAGCGCCTGACGGGACTCGACCAGCATCTCGGCGGCGATTTCGCGGATTTCATCCGCAGTGACCAGCTCCCACTCGCGGCGCATTTCTTCCGGTGTCACGAGGCGGTCATATTGCAGCAGGCAATCGCCGACCCATGAGGCGTGGGCGGCGGTGCTTTCCATGGCCATTTTTGTCTGGCTGACGGCGAGGCGTTTGGCGCGGGCGAGTTCATCGGCTCGCGGGCCGTTTTTCCGGAGGTCTTCGATCTCGCGGAAGATGCACTCCAGCGACTCTTCCCGCGAGTCGGGTGCGAGTCCGGCGTGAATCTCCAGCGAGCCGGCTTCGGCGAAGAGATTCACGTCGCAGGAAATCTGATAGCAGAGGCCACGCTTCTCGCGCAGTTCCTGGAAGAGCCGCGAGCTCGCGCTTTCACCGAGGATCATCCCTAACAGCCGAAGCGCATGGCGGCGTGGATCGCGCCGTCCCAAGGTACGGAAGGCGAGTGCGAGCTGAAGTTGCTCGGTGTCACGCGTTTCCTTGAGGTGACGTGGTGCGGTAAGGGTTGAGGGATCGAGCTCATTGATTGAGGGCAATGAACGTGACGTGGGCAGGTGCGGCAGCAGGCGCTCGCGTGCCTCGTCCACGCTGAATGGTCCGGCGACTGCGATGACCACATCCTTGCGGAAGTGGTGAAGGTCGCGGAAGGCGGCCAAGGCCTTCTTGTCGATCTTCGTGATGCTCTTCTCCGTTCCGGCGATGGGTTCGCCGAGCGGATGAGGGGACCACAGTGCTGCGGAGATCAGGTCGCCGATGTGATCGGACGGGCTCTCGCGATACATCACGATTTCCTCGCCGATGACCTCGCGTTCCAGTTTGATCTCCGCTTCGGGAAAGGCGGGGTGCCAGACGAGATCAGAGAGCATGTCCGCCAGCAGCGGCAGCGTTTCCGCTTCGCCGCGGGCCTCGTAGGTTACTTCGTCTTCGGTCGTGCAGGCATTGAGCGAAGCACCCACGTCTTCGGTTTCGAGGCTGATCGCTCGCGCGTCGCGGCGAGCGGTGCCCTTGAAGACCATGTGCTCGACGAAGTGAGCGAGGCCGCTCTGCTTCGCAGGATCATCGCGGCTGCCGGCCGGCACGTGGATGGAAAGCGCTGCGCACTCGGATTCCGGCAAGGTTGCGACGGCCAAACGAAAGCCGCCGGGCATCTCCACCATTTCATAGCGCGCACGGCTCATGTTACTTCAGGTCGTCGACCTCGGTTCCTTGCATCAGCAGGGCAGTCGCCAGCGCAATATCGGCGGGCACCGTGATCTTGGGATTGGGAAACGCGGAGACGACCAGCTTCGTCGAGATCCCCATGGCTTCCACCACCGAGACTTCATCCGTCACGATCGTCTGGCGCTCGAGAATGCCAGCGTAGGCGCGGCGCAGGAGGGAAGTGCGGAAGATCTGCGGCGTCTCCATGGCCCACAGATTGGTGCGATCCACCGGGTAGCGGGAAAATCCCTCGGCGTCCGCCTTCTTCAAGGTGTCCGCCACTGCGTGCGCCAGGGTGGCAGCCCCAAATTTCCGTGCCGCCTCGATGCATTCGTCGATGGCTTCCGGCCGCACCAGCGGGCGGGCACCATCGTGGACGGCGACGAGCATGTCTTCCGCCCCAAGGATGGCCAGGCCATTGGCCACCGAGTCCTGGCGGTGCTCACCTCCGTCGACGCGGTCGATCGGCTTCGTGTAGACTTCGTCTTCCAGCAGGCGGAAGCGTTCTTCGGGGCAGACCAAGACCACCCGTGAGATGCCGCTGGCGCGCATGAAGGCGTCGACGGTGTGGGCTAGCACGGACCTGCCGTGGATCTCCGCGGCCAGCTTGTCGAAACCCATCCGCCGGCTGGTGCCGGAGGCCACGATGACGGCGGCGCAGCCCATGGTGTCAGGAAAGGCGTTTGGCGACTTCCTGTGAGAGGGTCTTGCCATCGGCACGACCGGCGGCGCGTTCCTGGGAGAGCTTCATGACCTTGCCCATGTCGGCCTTCGAGGCGGCGCCGGTTTCGGTCACCACGGCATCCACCAGCGCGGCGATCTCTTCGGCGGTCATGGCTTTCGGCAGGTATTTCTCCAGCACGGCGATTTCGGCCTTCTCGGTCGCGGCGAGTTCCTCGCGGCCGGCGTTGGAAAATTGCTCGAAGGAATCCTGACGCTGCTTGATCTGCTTGCGGATCAGGGCGGCGACCTCGGCGTCGTCGAGCGGCGCGGTCAGGTGGCCCTTTTCGATGGAGGCATTGCTCATCGCGGTCTTGAGGGCGCGGAGAGCATTCAGGCTCACGGCGTCCTTCGCCTTCATGGCGGATTTGATGTCTTCAGGGATGCGGGCGGCAAGATCGCTCATGGAGCGGCCTTGTTAGCCGCTTGCCTTGGGGCGGGGAAGTGGAATCCTTGCCGGGAGGCTTGTTGGCAGGCAATCGGGGAAGGGATGAGAGAAAAGTTAGGAAAGCTAAAAGAAATCGGTATTTTTGCGCGAGAATCGGCTTTACATGCCTGACTCGCTCCCTAGATTCCGCGGCCCGCACCGAACCTAACGCGCGATTTTCCCATGAAAGTTCTTTCCTCGCTCTCTTCCGCCAAGCGCCGCCACGCCGATTGCCAGGTCGTGAAGCGCAAGGGCACGCTCTACGTCATCTGCAAGAGCAACCCGAAGTTCAAGGCCCGCCAAGGCGCGACCAAGGGCACCCGCCTTTCCAAGCAGGGCGTGAAGTAATTCCCGCAGCGGAATTTCCAGTTTTAAGAAGGCAGCCTGCGGGCTGCCTTTTTGCGTGTGCAGGGGAAGGCGTGGATTACCGCTACCTGCTTATGATCCCGGCTTCCCGGAAGGAGAAGTAAGGGAGCCGCCCGCCTTCCGGCCGGCCGATGATGACGTGGTCGAGGAACACGAGCTGGAGCAGATCGGCCGACTCGATCAACCGGCGCGTAAAGCGGTCGTCGGCTCGACTTGGCGTCGGATCGCCTGAGGGGTGGTTGTGAAGGAGGACGAAGCCGTAGGCACCACGGGTGATTACGGGGCGGAGCACCTCTCGCGGATGAGCGGAGGTTTCATTCAGGGTGCCGGTGCTGATTTCCACGGTGCTGGTGTGACGCAGCCGGGTATCGACGAGAGCAACCAGCAATTGCTCGTGGCGGATCCATGCGAGCCGTGGGGCGAAGGTCTTGTAGATGATGTCGGGTGAGTCGAGGGGCTGCTGGGCCGTTTGCTCGCGAGCGGCGCGGGCTCCGAGTTCGAAGGCGGCGACGAGTTGGCAGGCCTTGGCCAGGCCGAGGCCGGTTTGGCGGGATAGCTCCTCGACGCCTGCGCTGCCGAGCGAGCCGATGGAACCGTAGTGCTCCAGCAGGTCGCGGCCGATCTGGATGGCGCTGCGGCCTTTGATGCCGGTGCGCAGGAAAATCGCCAGCAGCTCGGCATTGTCCAAGGCCCCGGCTCCGAAGCGGGCGAGCTTCTCGCGGGGGCGTTCATCGAGGGGGAGATCGGTGATCCGTAGATCCATGGTCGTATGAACACCGGTTTGG is drawn from Luteolibacter sp. Y139 and contains these coding sequences:
- the ykgO gene encoding type B 50S ribosomal protein L36; amino-acid sequence: MKVLSSLSSAKRRHADCQVVKRKGTLYVICKSNPKFKARQGATKGTRLSKQGVK
- a CDS encoding GatB/YqeY domain-containing protein; translated protein: MSDLAARIPEDIKSAMKAKDAVSLNALRALKTAMSNASIEKGHLTAPLDDAEVAALIRKQIKQRQDSFEQFSNAGREELAATEKAEIAVLEKYLPKAMTAEEIAALVDAVVTETGAASKADMGKVMKLSQERAAGRADGKTLSQEVAKRLS
- a CDS encoding M16 family metallopeptidase, which gives rise to MSRARYEMVEMPGGFRLAVATLPESECAALSIHVPAGSRDDPAKQSGLAHFVEHMVFKGTARRDARAISLETEDVGASLNACTTEDEVTYEARGEAETLPLLADMLSDLVWHPAFPEAEIKLEREVIGEEIVMYRESPSDHIGDLISAALWSPHPLGEPIAGTEKSITKIDKKALAAFRDLHHFRKDVVIAVAGPFSVDEARERLLPHLPTSRSLPSINELDPSTLTAPRHLKETRDTEQLQLALAFRTLGRRDPRRHALRLLGMILGESASSRLFQELREKRGLCYQISCDVNLFAEAGSLEIHAGLAPDSREESLECIFREIEDLRKNGPRADELARAKRLAVSQTKMAMESTAAHASWVGDCLLQYDRLVTPEEMRREWELVTADEIREIAAEMLVESRQALAEILPD
- the ispD gene encoding 2-C-methyl-D-erythritol 4-phosphate cytidylyltransferase: MGCAAVIVASGTSRRMGFDKLAAEIHGRSVLAHTVDAFMRASGISRVVLVCPEERFRLLEDEVYTKPIDRVDGGEHRQDSVANGLAILGAEDMLVAVHDGARPLVRPEAIDECIEAARKFGAATLAHAVADTLKKADAEGFSRYPVDRTNLWAMETPQIFRTSLLRRAYAGILERQTIVTDEVSVVEAMGISTKLVVSAFPNPKITVPADIALATALLMQGTEVDDLK
- the radC gene encoding RadC family protein — its product is MDLRITDLPLDERPREKLARFGAGALDNAELLAIFLRTGIKGRSAIQIGRDLLEHYGSIGSLGSAGVEELSRQTGLGLAKACQLVAAFELGARAAREQTAQQPLDSPDIIYKTFAPRLAWIRHEQLLVALVDTRLRHTSTVEISTGTLNETSAHPREVLRPVITRGAYGFVLLHNHPSGDPTPSRADDRFTRRLIESADLLQLVFLDHVIIGRPEGGRLPYFSFREAGIISR